The proteins below are encoded in one region of Parvicella tangerina:
- a CDS encoding rhodanese-like domain-containing protein, which translates to MKNFVIVLLALSTVFVACNNTDSGEAASTEEVMNKQQRVSKATFKAFLDEHGDEVQLVDVRTPEEYGAGTIDGAKNMDFYGPNFASELESLDKDKPVMIFCKSGGRSGQTLEMMKEMGFSTVLELEGGYSGWE; encoded by the coding sequence ATGAAAAATTTTGTTATCGTTTTGTTAGCGCTTTCCACTGTGTTTGTAGCTTGTAACAATACCGATTCGGGAGAGGCAGCTTCCACAGAAGAAGTGATGAATAAACAGCAGCGTGTTTCTAAGGCTACGTTCAAAGCTTTTTTAGATGAACATGGTGATGAAGTCCAGCTTGTTGATGTTCGAACTCCAGAAGAGTATGGTGCTGGTACAATTGATGGGGCGAAAAACATGGATTTTTATGGTCCTAATTTTGCCTCAGAGCTCGAGTCTCTGGATAAAGATAAGCCAGTAATGATCTTTTGTAAGTCAGGTGGGAGAAGCGGTCAAACTCTGGAAATGATGAAAGAAATGGGGTTCTCTACTGTTCTTGAGTTAGAAGGAGGATATAGCGGATGGGAGTAA
- a CDS encoding TonB-dependent receptor, which produces MRNFLIVVMVFLSAIAVAQKGTIRGTIFDKSSGEPVIFTNVYVEELETGASSDVNGVYQIGPIPAGTYTLVVSNVEYETYKTTVELEKGKIKIENIYLSQGQELNQLDVSAEKQNARNNVNPSTIKATKKEISAVVSTGGEPDLATYFQTVPGVVTTGDQGGQMYIRGGSPVQNKVLLDGMIIYNPFHSIGFFSVFDTELIKNADIYTGGFGSEYGGRISSVMDVSTIDGNKKRLAGKVSVNPFGAKLTLEGPLKKLKEDDLNSGTISYVFSAKTSYLEQTSKLLYSYVDTAGLPFNYTDVFGKITFSNPNGSKFNVFGYNFRDKVKWQALSNLNWNSYGLGSNFVLLPTGSPVQIAGKLGYSNYQIAMSEYDALTGESDTTRTSGVNNFNLGFDFKYFIREDVIKYGIEVSGFATNFSYINSVGRTIEQDANTTEIGAYFDYKINRGLLVINPGFRAQYYASLGNFSPEPRLGIKYNVNENFRIKAAGGVYSQNLIAANSDRDVVNLFYGFIAGPDNLQDQIITPNGEKDRKHSLQKATHAIAGFEHDLGKHVSINVEGYYKWFNQLTNINRNKIYSDNSDNLDKPDVLKKDFIIETGSAKGVDAVLKYSTDRLYIWFVYSLGKVDRWNGVDTTYAPIFDRRHNINFVGTYFLDKDHKWEVDLRWNFGSGLPFTQTGGYYHNIDFTSGIGTDVTTSNTNELGLIFSDLNSGRLPTYHRLDFSIKRTIEINDHSKMEINASVTNAYSRKNIFYVDRVTSEKVYQLPILPSLGFNWRF; this is translated from the coding sequence GTGAGGAACTTTTTAATTGTTGTAATGGTATTTCTTTCGGCTATAGCTGTAGCTCAGAAAGGAACTATTCGAGGGACGATTTTCGATAAATCAAGTGGTGAACCCGTTATTTTTACGAATGTTTATGTGGAGGAGCTTGAGACAGGAGCATCATCCGATGTCAATGGGGTTTATCAAATTGGTCCAATCCCAGCAGGAACCTATACATTGGTCGTCTCAAATGTAGAGTATGAGACGTATAAAACGACCGTTGAACTTGAAAAAGGAAAGATCAAAATAGAGAATATCTATTTATCTCAGGGACAGGAATTAAATCAGTTGGATGTGAGTGCTGAAAAGCAGAATGCTCGTAATAATGTAAATCCATCAACTATTAAGGCTACGAAAAAGGAGATTTCTGCCGTTGTTTCCACGGGAGGTGAGCCTGACTTGGCAACTTATTTCCAGACAGTTCCAGGTGTTGTTACTACTGGGGATCAGGGTGGACAGATGTATATTCGCGGGGGGTCTCCTGTACAGAATAAAGTACTTTTAGATGGAATGATTATTTATAATCCATTTCACTCTATTGGTTTCTTCTCCGTGTTTGATACAGAATTAATCAAGAATGCAGACATCTATACTGGTGGTTTTGGTTCTGAATACGGAGGGAGAATTTCCTCTGTTATGGACGTGTCAACAATTGACGGAAATAAAAAACGATTAGCAGGAAAAGTTTCGGTTAACCCTTTTGGTGCAAAATTAACACTTGAGGGTCCTTTGAAGAAGTTGAAGGAAGATGACCTGAATTCAGGAACAATATCGTATGTGTTCTCGGCAAAAACATCATACTTGGAGCAAACATCAAAGCTTCTTTATTCCTACGTGGATACGGCAGGGTTGCCATTCAACTACACGGATGTTTTCGGTAAGATTACGTTCAGTAATCCAAATGGGAGTAAATTCAATGTATTCGGTTACAACTTCAGGGATAAAGTTAAATGGCAGGCACTTTCTAACCTCAACTGGAACTCTTATGGTTTAGGCTCTAACTTTGTTCTGTTGCCAACTGGTTCTCCAGTTCAGATTGCTGGTAAATTGGGGTATTCAAACTATCAGATTGCCATGTCTGAGTATGATGCGCTTACTGGCGAATCAGATACCACGCGAACGAGTGGTGTGAATAACTTTAACTTAGGCTTTGACTTTAAGTACTTCATTAGGGAGGACGTGATTAAGTACGGAATTGAAGTTAGTGGTTTTGCAACAAATTTCTCTTACATTAACTCTGTGGGGAGAACAATTGAGCAAGATGCTAACACAACTGAAATTGGCGCTTATTTTGATTATAAAATCAATCGAGGTCTACTTGTGATTAATCCTGGGTTTAGAGCGCAGTATTATGCTTCTTTGGGTAATTTCAGTCCTGAACCAAGGTTGGGAATAAAGTATAATGTTAACGAGAACTTTAGGATCAAAGCAGCTGGTGGCGTTTATTCTCAAAACTTGATTGCAGCGAACTCAGATCGGGATGTGGTGAATCTCTTCTATGGGTTTATCGCAGGTCCTGATAATTTGCAGGATCAAATCATTACACCAAACGGAGAAAAAGACAGAAAGCACTCTCTTCAAAAGGCAACTCATGCAATTGCTGGTTTTGAGCACGACTTGGGGAAGCATGTTTCGATCAATGTTGAAGGGTATTATAAGTGGTTCAATCAGTTAACGAATATCAATAGAAACAAGATCTACAGTGATAATTCAGATAATTTAGATAAACCTGATGTGCTGAAAAAGGACTTTATCATTGAAACGGGTTCCGCAAAGGGAGTTGATGCCGTTTTGAAGTATAGCACGGATCGCCTTTACATTTGGTTTGTTTACTCTTTGGGGAAAGTAGATCGTTGGAATGGCGTGGATACTACCTATGCTCCAATTTTTGACAGAAGACATAACATCAACTTTGTGGGGACTTATTTCTTAGATAAGGATCACAAATGGGAAGTGGATTTAAGATGGAATTTTGGTTCAGGTTTGCCCTTCACGCAAACAGGAGGTTACTATCATAATATTGACTTTACGAGTGGAATTGGGACAGATGTAACTACTTCTAACACGAATGAGCTCGGGTTAATCTTTTCAGACCTAAATTCAGGAAGACTTCCTACTTACCACCGTTTAGACTTCTCGATAAAAAGGACCATTGAGATTAATGACCACTCCAAAATGGAGATTAATGCTAGTGTGACTAATGCGTACAGCAGAAAGAACATTTTTTATGTGGACCGGGTTACTTCTGAAAAGGTTTACCAATTGCCCATTCTTCCTAGTTTAGGTTTCAACTGGAGATTCTAG
- a CDS encoding alkaline phosphatase D family protein, producing MRSIFTFLVAITLTSNAIAQVNNEVLREKGVIDLYPFYHGVASGDPLDDAVILWTRVTDDTLTADSVQVNWRIATDTLMTNIVNSGTGYAKASADWTYKVDATGLQPGSWYYYDFESLGEHSIIGRTKTAPVGDIDSLRFGVVSCSSYEHGYFGAYRHLMNRNDIDCILHLGDYIYEYEVGGYSNNISGREYEPTNEIITLEDYRIRHSHYKLDEDLRKLHQQYPFIVVWDDHESANDSYHDGAENHDPATEGLWTDRLGASGQAYHEWLPIRSPQPGDIQIYRSFEFGDLLNLPMIDTRIEGRDEQGGAAEANDSTRTMLGATQYDWFHNNLENSSKQWNIVGNQVMMAPLEAFGTPVNYDQWDGYNYERQKLFDFVADSVDNFIVLTGDIHTSWVNDLPGSGYDASSCTGSVGVEFVVTSVTSPGFDLGVGGSIIQASNSHCQYVNLNKRGYGVLDVNKNRTQFDFYYMDDISDVNTNEFYADGYYVNDGEHCANQASGSSSRPGPAPFFAPQPQDPAASVEEHEAPAFVVLGAYPNPANEKVTFQMYAEKEQPVIIQVYDMMGKKVFEDKMTNVHVGVNYAQLNIDNLEKGTYHFVISTGQYKVTKSIIKY from the coding sequence ATGAGATCTATTTTTACGTTCCTTGTGGCGATAACCCTAACCTCAAACGCAATCGCTCAAGTAAACAATGAAGTTCTAAGAGAAAAAGGAGTTATTGACCTCTACCCTTTCTATCATGGCGTAGCATCTGGAGACCCACTTGATGATGCCGTTATCTTATGGACCAGAGTAACTGATGACACACTAACCGCAGATTCTGTTCAAGTGAACTGGAGGATTGCAACTGATACACTGATGACCAACATTGTCAATAGTGGAACTGGATATGCGAAAGCAAGTGCTGACTGGACATATAAAGTTGACGCAACTGGATTACAACCAGGCTCTTGGTATTATTACGATTTCGAATCTCTAGGTGAGCACTCAATTATTGGCCGAACGAAAACGGCACCAGTTGGTGATATTGACAGTCTCCGTTTTGGAGTGGTATCATGCTCTAGCTATGAACATGGTTATTTTGGAGCCTATCGTCACCTCATGAATAGAAATGATATTGATTGTATTCTGCATCTCGGAGATTACATTTACGAATATGAGGTAGGTGGTTATTCTAATAATATATCGGGACGTGAATATGAGCCAACCAATGAGATCATTACTCTCGAGGATTACAGAATCAGACATTCTCATTATAAACTGGATGAGGATTTGAGAAAACTTCATCAACAATATCCTTTCATTGTCGTATGGGATGATCACGAATCTGCTAATGACTCTTACCATGATGGTGCTGAGAATCACGACCCTGCTACTGAAGGACTTTGGACGGATCGTTTAGGCGCTTCTGGACAAGCATATCACGAATGGCTACCAATTAGATCACCTCAGCCTGGAGATATCCAAATCTATCGTTCTTTTGAATTTGGAGATCTTTTAAACCTTCCTATGATAGATACAAGAATCGAAGGCCGTGATGAACAGGGAGGAGCTGCTGAGGCGAATGACTCTACCCGAACGATGCTTGGAGCTACTCAATATGACTGGTTTCACAATAATTTAGAGAATTCATCTAAACAATGGAATATTGTAGGTAATCAGGTTATGATGGCTCCGTTGGAAGCTTTCGGAACTCCCGTCAATTATGATCAATGGGATGGATACAATTATGAAAGACAGAAGTTGTTTGATTTTGTGGCAGACAGCGTTGACAATTTTATCGTGCTTACAGGTGATATTCACACCTCTTGGGTAAATGATCTTCCAGGGAGCGGCTATGACGCCTCTTCTTGTACGGGATCCGTTGGCGTAGAATTTGTGGTTACCAGCGTTACTTCACCTGGATTTGATCTTGGCGTAGGTGGTAGTATTATCCAAGCAAGTAACTCACATTGTCAGTATGTGAATCTTAATAAAAGAGGTTATGGTGTTTTGGATGTCAATAAGAATAGAACACAATTTGACTTCTACTATATGGACGACATCTCTGATGTCAATACGAATGAATTCTATGCGGACGGTTACTATGTAAATGATGGAGAACATTGCGCTAATCAAGCATCAGGTTCATCATCACGTCCTGGCCCCGCACCATTTTTTGCACCTCAACCTCAAGATCCAGCTGCCTCGGTTGAAGAGCACGAAGCACCAGCTTTTGTAGTCCTTGGAGCTTATCCTAATCCAGCAAATGAAAAAGTGACTTTTCAGATGTATGCTGAAAAAGAACAACCTGTAATCATACAAGTTTATGATATGATGGGTAAAAAGGTCTTTGAAGATAAAATGACTAATGTACATGTCGGTGTGAATTATGCTCAACTGAATATCGACAACCTAGAAAAAGGGACTTATCATTTTGTCATTTCAACAGGTCAGTATAAAGTTACGAAGTCAATAATAAAATACTAA
- a CDS encoding GNAT family N-acetyltransferase — translation MFSVRKALYEDYYAILSLADEQLGKGYLQGILKLDTQHVVWVAERQSPDQLVGFIFLALGKSKTMIKSIAVKKSFQSKGVGRLLFNVAMKELASSTDEFEVLAWERSDTGEVPLARLLKKFGFVQTSRKNSQWRQDSIGRGYACPSCGNPCECNAVVFSIPSSYFSESND, via the coding sequence ATGTTTAGCGTTCGCAAGGCGTTATACGAAGATTATTATGCCATTCTATCATTGGCCGATGAACAACTTGGTAAAGGTTATCTTCAAGGAATATTGAAATTGGACACTCAGCATGTTGTATGGGTGGCTGAAAGACAATCACCTGATCAATTAGTTGGCTTTATCTTCCTCGCGCTAGGAAAGTCAAAGACCATGATCAAGTCTATAGCTGTTAAGAAATCTTTTCAGTCCAAGGGTGTAGGAAGGTTGTTGTTTAATGTGGCTATGAAAGAACTGGCTTCTAGTACCGATGAGTTTGAGGTTTTAGCATGGGAAAGGTCTGATACTGGCGAGGTGCCACTGGCTAGACTATTGAAAAAGTTTGGTTTTGTTCAAACAAGTCGTAAGAACAGTCAATGGCGTCAAGATAGTATAGGGAGAGGCTATGCGTGTCCATCTTGTGGGAATCCCTGTGAGTGCAATGCAGTTGTGTTTAGTATCCCCAGTTCTTACTTCTCAGAGAGTAACGATTAA
- a CDS encoding DUF5686 and carboxypeptidase regulatory-like domain-containing protein — MKYLLSVISILLLGSTIAQSLSGFVQDETNAGIPFVNIYVKNQGSGTTTDADGKYFLRFTDPGVYDIVFSSIGYETEEIKVIIEGTNEVNKNVWLVTDENELEEVIVNSKKRDPAYGIIASAISQKDRWNNQFNSSSCKVYIKAKEVISEKEKKKRQKEAEKELEAAENSQDEDVFATAEKKEQAANKLKQPNMNMVEINLVRHFQQPNKIKEIREGYKKYGSSYGLFFLNTSEAVFNFYDNLMSLENLNVLPVVSPLHFSSVLTYKFKLVETTFEGTRKIYKIKVTPRKSGNASWEGFIWIMDKSFNITQVDLSLDKGGLILYNDFNIKQTYQFLEDSIHTLKRQEFTYTSKTNRSDFEGNTVVTYTDYVINPTFEKRYFKNEVAVTTQEAYDQDTSYWEKIRPAPLTIEEQNFQRIKDSIYAYQNSDRYLDSVDSVFNRITLLDVLWDGIEFSNRKKKRYMYFSSLAGLLDPFEIGGLRVGPDFTLFKKWENEKYISVSPGVDIGLRNGDIKYDFSLRGRYDPMHAGYAGIWTGKLFNTIVENDALSNLFLRSNWIEENRFNAFTSRELFNGFYANLQFRYIDRHAIDKYKFNPEADDWFEGQNVPLTFENYQTSIFVLGLNYTPFQKYMTEPNRKVVLGSKWPTFSFYFERGIPKLFGSDIDFSYISADVNQSFKLGTLGTSSYRIRAGKFINTNDLRYVDQVIFPRGDKWFFASLMASMQIQDTTLTVRDQYLRVHFAHHFNGAIINYIPFVKKLGIHAVAGTSALYIKESNYRYLEGFIGLEKVFKVQRSRMRIGVYFVEATSNYSNITPRIKFAVNRYSLRSKNWGY; from the coding sequence GTGAAGTACCTACTATCAGTCATCTCCATACTTTTGCTTGGCTCAACAATTGCGCAAAGCCTGAGCGGTTTTGTCCAGGACGAGACCAATGCAGGGATTCCTTTTGTGAATATCTATGTAAAGAATCAAGGCTCAGGAACCACCACCGATGCTGATGGAAAATATTTTTTACGCTTTACGGACCCAGGCGTCTATGACATTGTTTTTTCCAGTATAGGTTATGAAACAGAGGAGATTAAAGTAATCATTGAAGGCACTAATGAAGTGAACAAAAATGTTTGGCTCGTCACCGATGAGAATGAACTGGAAGAAGTTATCGTCAACTCAAAAAAAAGAGACCCCGCCTACGGCATCATCGCAAGTGCGATCAGTCAAAAAGACCGATGGAACAATCAGTTTAACAGCTCCTCATGCAAAGTTTACATCAAAGCAAAAGAGGTCATTTCTGAAAAAGAGAAAAAGAAACGACAAAAAGAGGCTGAAAAAGAGTTGGAAGCGGCTGAAAACAGTCAAGACGAAGATGTATTTGCTACTGCCGAAAAGAAAGAGCAAGCGGCTAATAAGTTGAAACAACCCAATATGAACATGGTTGAAATTAACTTAGTAAGACATTTTCAGCAACCCAATAAAATTAAAGAGATTCGAGAGGGTTATAAAAAGTATGGTAGCAGTTACGGACTCTTTTTTCTCAACACCAGTGAGGCTGTGTTTAATTTCTACGATAACTTAATGTCTCTGGAAAACCTAAACGTTCTGCCAGTCGTAAGTCCGCTACACTTCTCAAGTGTGCTCACTTATAAATTCAAATTGGTAGAAACCACATTTGAAGGAACACGAAAGATCTACAAAATAAAAGTAACCCCTAGAAAATCTGGAAATGCTTCGTGGGAAGGTTTTATATGGATCATGGATAAATCCTTTAACATCACTCAAGTTGACCTTTCACTAGACAAAGGCGGACTTATCCTTTACAACGACTTTAACATCAAGCAAACCTACCAATTTCTTGAAGATTCCATTCACACTTTAAAACGCCAGGAATTTACGTACACCTCAAAGACCAATAGGTCTGATTTTGAAGGAAATACAGTTGTCACGTATACTGATTATGTTATCAACCCCACCTTTGAAAAAAGATATTTTAAAAATGAAGTTGCGGTTACTACGCAAGAAGCCTATGACCAAGACACTAGTTATTGGGAGAAAATTCGACCAGCACCGCTTACCATTGAAGAACAAAACTTTCAGCGCATAAAGGACAGTATTTATGCCTATCAAAATAGTGATCGCTACCTTGACTCTGTTGATTCCGTGTTCAATAGAATAACCCTTCTAGATGTATTATGGGACGGCATTGAGTTTTCCAACCGCAAGAAAAAAAGGTATATGTACTTTTCATCACTTGCAGGACTACTCGACCCTTTTGAGATAGGTGGATTACGAGTTGGGCCAGACTTCACTTTGTTTAAAAAGTGGGAAAATGAAAAATACATTTCTGTCAGCCCTGGAGTTGATATTGGATTAAGAAATGGTGACATCAAATATGACTTCAGTTTAAGAGGTAGGTATGATCCCATGCATGCAGGGTACGCTGGCATTTGGACGGGTAAACTATTCAATACTATCGTAGAAAATGATGCCTTAAGCAACCTGTTTCTGCGTTCTAACTGGATTGAAGAAAACAGATTCAACGCTTTTACCAGCAGAGAACTGTTTAATGGCTTTTATGCGAATCTACAGTTCAGATATATTGATAGACACGCCATTGACAAGTATAAATTCAATCCGGAGGCCGATGACTGGTTTGAGGGACAAAATGTTCCGTTGACATTTGAAAATTATCAAACTTCTATATTTGTTTTGGGACTCAACTATACGCCTTTTCAAAAGTATATGACAGAGCCTAACCGGAAAGTGGTTCTAGGAAGTAAATGGCCTACATTCAGCTTTTACTTTGAAAGGGGAATTCCTAAACTTTTTGGCAGCGACATTGACTTTTCTTACATCTCTGCTGATGTCAATCAAAGTTTCAAACTAGGAACACTAGGGACATCGAGCTACCGAATTAGAGCTGGAAAATTCATCAATACAAATGATCTTCGCTACGTAGATCAGGTCATATTTCCAAGAGGTGATAAATGGTTCTTTGCTTCCTTAATGGCTTCTATGCAAATTCAGGACACTACCTTAACCGTGAGAGACCAATACCTTCGAGTTCATTTTGCCCATCACTTTAATGGTGCTATTATTAACTATATTCCGTTTGTAAAAAAACTGGGCATTCACGCTGTTGCTGGAACAAGTGCACTTTATATTAAGGAGAGTAACTACAGATACCTAGAAGGTTTTATTGGACTGGAGAAGGTCTTTAAAGTTCAGCGATCAAGAATGCGAATAGGTGTCTATTTTGTAGAAGCTACCTCCAACTATTCTAACATCACCCCGAGAATTAAGTTTGCTGTTAATCGTTACTCTCTGAGAAGTAAGAACTGGGGATACTAA
- a CDS encoding alkaline phosphatase D family protein, with protein sequence MRSRSFVFSFILFFLLYGAGNAQSDYLREKGITDLYPFYHGVASGDPLTDRVILWTRITDDTLSADSVLVEWRVATDTTMMNVVSSGSGYAKSSKDWTFKVDATGLSENNWYYYDFYALDHYSLRGRTRTAPAGDVDSLRFGVVSCSNYEVGYFTPYRYLKERNDIDCILHLGDYLYEYGTSGNSIGREEVVPANEIITLSDYRLRHSHYKLDQDLRKLHQNYPFITVWDDHESANDAYHDGAENHDPGTEGAWTDRLSASGQAYHEWLPIRTPQPGEISIYRDFQFGDLINLPMVDTRIEGRDEQAGAAEADDPTRSILGPTQYNWLVNNLTNSTAQWNIVGNQVMFAPLEVFGLAVNYDQWDGYNYEREQLMNVVADSNVRNFIVLTGDIHTSWVNDIPYDNYDAGSCTGSAGVEFVVTSVTSTSFPFNVGPGLIQSMNSHMQYINLAEKGYGIMDVSKTKLQYDFYYMDDIEDPNSGQYFADGYMVLDGETCAQQSNGYSSRTTPNPPLAPDQPIHMSNGLEELVYEEFIIMSAYPNPTQNDITFQIYLNEETDINFEAFDVSGKKVMEDVITGMKVGVNYTQVFTSSLSQGVYSFVFYNDNNRVAKTVVKSTK encoded by the coding sequence ATGAGATCTCGTAGTTTCGTCTTCTCCTTTATCTTATTCTTTTTACTATATGGGGCAGGAAACGCTCAATCAGACTATTTAAGAGAAAAAGGTATAACAGATTTGTACCCTTTTTATCATGGAGTAGCATCTGGTGATCCGTTGACTGATCGTGTGATTTTATGGACAAGAATAACAGACGACACCTTATCGGCAGACTCTGTTCTCGTAGAATGGAGAGTTGCTACAGACACTACGATGATGAATGTGGTGAGTAGCGGATCTGGTTATGCTAAGTCTAGTAAAGACTGGACTTTTAAAGTAGATGCAACCGGTTTGTCTGAGAACAATTGGTACTACTATGACTTCTATGCACTAGATCATTACTCGTTAAGAGGACGAACACGCACGGCACCTGCTGGGGATGTTGATAGCCTAAGGTTTGGAGTAGTTTCATGCTCAAATTATGAAGTGGGATACTTTACCCCATACCGATATTTAAAGGAGCGAAATGATATTGACTGCATACTTCACCTTGGTGATTACCTTTATGAATATGGTACAAGTGGTAACTCTATTGGTCGGGAAGAAGTCGTTCCAGCAAACGAGATCATTACATTATCTGACTACCGACTACGTCACTCTCACTACAAACTAGATCAGGACCTAAGAAAACTGCACCAAAACTATCCATTTATTACTGTTTGGGATGATCATGAATCGGCAAATGATGCTTATCACGATGGGGCCGAAAACCATGACCCTGGTACTGAAGGTGCATGGACTGACCGATTAAGTGCTTCTGGTCAGGCTTACCATGAATGGCTTCCAATAAGGACACCTCAACCTGGTGAAATTAGTATTTACAGGGATTTTCAGTTTGGTGATCTAATCAATCTTCCTATGGTTGACACGCGTATTGAAGGACGAGATGAACAAGCGGGGGCTGCCGAAGCTGATGACCCAACCAGATCAATATTAGGTCCAACTCAATATAATTGGCTTGTTAATAACCTTACCAACTCCACAGCTCAATGGAATATTGTTGGTAATCAGGTGATGTTTGCTCCTTTAGAGGTGTTTGGTTTAGCTGTGAATTATGACCAGTGGGATGGCTATAACTACGAAAGAGAGCAACTCATGAACGTTGTTGCAGATAGCAACGTCCGTAACTTCATTGTATTAACAGGTGACATTCATACTTCTTGGGTGAACGATATTCCGTATGATAATTACGATGCAGGAAGTTGTACCGGATCAGCAGGGGTTGAATTTGTGGTGACTAGTGTAACATCTACTAGCTTTCCCTTCAATGTAGGTCCTGGTTTGATCCAGTCTATGAACTCTCACATGCAATATATTAACCTTGCTGAAAAGGGATATGGGATCATGGATGTGAGTAAAACTAAACTTCAGTATGATTTCTATTATATGGATGACATTGAAGACCCTAACAGCGGTCAATACTTTGCAGATGGTTATATGGTGCTAGATGGAGAAACATGTGCACAACAATCTAATGGCTATTCTTCGAGGACGACTCCTAACCCCCCTCTTGCACCCGATCAACCGATCCACATGTCTAACGGTCTTGAAGAGCTTGTTTATGAAGAATTTATCATCATGAGTGCCTACCCCAACCCTACTCAAAATGACATCACTTTTCAGATTTACCTGAATGAAGAAACCGACATTAATTTCGAGGCGTTTGACGTGTCTGGAAAAAAAGTCATGGAAGATGTGATCACGGGAATGAAAGTAGGTGTTAATTATACGCAGGTTTTTACTTCGTCACTATCTCAAGGAGTTTATAGTTTTGTCTTCTATAATGATAACAATCGTGTTGCGAAAACAGTTGTAAAGTCAACAAAATGA
- a CDS encoding thioredoxin family protein gives MIITKKKFKELPDFPSYYQLSLDLFAKGKTTGANQNEAYLHYTKLSLARTKRGLKTLFPSDELKSTAANSSRKNWLLITEAWCGDAGNIVPMIANLAEAIKEVDLRIALRDEHPEIMDHFLTNGSRSIPIFVAMNSDMEYASHWGPRPRPAQKMVMNNKNNPQVSTEEFQVQLQKWYLEDRGATLDKELVEYLKL, from the coding sequence ATGATCATAACGAAAAAAAAATTTAAAGAACTACCTGATTTTCCATCTTACTATCAACTTTCACTAGATTTGTTCGCCAAAGGAAAAACTACTGGCGCAAATCAAAATGAAGCCTATCTGCACTATACCAAACTCTCTCTGGCCCGCACAAAAAGAGGATTAAAAACCCTTTTTCCTTCAGACGAACTAAAGTCCACAGCGGCAAATAGTTCTCGAAAAAACTGGTTATTGATCACTGAAGCTTGGTGTGGCGATGCTGGAAACATTGTTCCGATGATTGCCAACCTAGCGGAAGCCATAAAAGAGGTTGACCTCAGGATAGCGCTCCGTGACGAGCATCCTGAAATCATGGATCACTTCTTGACCAACGGAAGTCGCTCAATTCCAATTTTTGTAGCCATGAATTCCGATATGGAGTACGCTAGTCATTGGGGACCTAGACCAAGACCTGCACAGAAAATGGTTATGAACAACAAAAACAACCCACAAGTCTCAACGGAAGAGTTTCAGGTACAATTGCAAAAATGGTATCTGGAGGATCGAGGAGCAACATTAGACAAGGAGTTGGTAGAATATTTAAAACTGTAA